One genomic region from Kamptonema formosum PCC 6407 encodes:
- a CDS encoding DUF29 family protein, whose translation MEEILELKQLLLQGDIKGALVIAEEIAEMSKKDIINNIYSFAVVLLLHLIKQKVENRTTRSWDTSIRNSVRNIKRLNKRLKSNGVYLNLEELEETLIEAYSSALDGAALEILEGIYEARQLKTMVKEDDIIASALALIASTESTENSQ comes from the coding sequence ATGGAAGAAATCTTAGAACTGAAACAGCTTTTACTCCAAGGCGATATTAAAGGCGCTCTAGTAATTGCCGAAGAAATTGCCGAAATGAGCAAAAAAGACATCATCAATAACATTTACAGTTTTGCAGTAGTTTTGCTATTGCATCTAATCAAACAAAAAGTAGAAAACCGGACAACCCGCTCTTGGGATACTTCAATTAGAAACTCAGTTAGAAACATAAAGCGACTCAATAAACGTCTCAAATCTAACGGAGTCTATCTGAATTTAGAAGAATTAGAAGAGACTCTCATTGAAGCCTATTCTTCTGCTCTTGATGGCGCTGCTTTAGAAATTCTTGAAGGCATTTATGAAGCGCGACAACTAAAAACAATGGTTAAAGAAGACGATATTATCGCTAGTGCTTTAGCTTTGATTGCTTCTACCGAATCAACCGAAAACTCTCAATAA
- a CDS encoding DUF6887 family protein, with product MKPNFEAMTNAELKAYALAHRGGDDDLEALRVLVSRRKHDSEAIIFHPPKNKEEEQEQFELFKRIVDEKTRKKTAD from the coding sequence ATGAAACCGAACTTTGAAGCAATGACTAATGCTGAACTGAAAGCTTATGCACTTGCACATCGCGGCGGCGATGACGATCTTGAAGCTTTGCGCGTGCTAGTTAGTCGCCGTAAACACGACTCAGAAGCGATTATATTTCACCCGCCAAAGAACAAAGAAGAAGAACAAGAACAATTTGAATTATTCAAGCGGATAGTCGATGAGAAAACCCGAAAGAAAACTGCTGATTAG
- a CDS encoding Uma2 family endonuclease: MSTTEKVRWTSADLEFLPDNGNRYEIVEGELVVTRVPHWKHQRASNNVCVELTNWSRQTGLGEAVQAPGIIFTDGDNVIPDVVWVSNERLPEILDESGHLRGAPELVVEVMSPGEENEKRERQSKLKLYSVQGVREYWIFDRIQQKVEVYRRENGVLKLAMTLFKEDNLTSPLLPGFSVSVAVLFA; encoded by the coding sequence ATGTCTACTACAGAAAAAGTCCGTTGGACAAGCGCCGATCTAGAATTTTTACCTGATAATGGCAACCGTTATGAGATCGTCGAAGGAGAATTAGTCGTGACAAGAGTACCCCACTGGAAACATCAAAGAGCTAGTAATAATGTTTGTGTAGAATTAACAAATTGGTCAAGACAAACGGGTTTAGGTGAGGCTGTCCAGGCCCCAGGTATTATCTTCACGGATGGTGATAATGTTATCCCTGATGTGGTTTGGGTAAGTAATGAACGTTTACCAGAAATATTAGATGAATCTGGACATTTGCGAGGGGCACCGGAGTTGGTAGTAGAGGTGATGTCTCCGGGTGAGGAAAATGAAAAGCGCGAGCGGCAATCTAAGTTAAAATTATATTCAGTTCAAGGTGTGCGGGAATATTGGATTTTTGATAGAATCCAGCAGAAAGTTGAGGTTTATCGGCGGGAAAATGGGGTTTTGAAGTTAGCGATGACTTTGTTTAAAGAAGATAATTTAACCAGTCCTTTGTTACCAGGTTTTAGCGTGTCGGTGGCGGTATTGTTTGCGTAG
- a CDS encoding CHAT domain-containing protein, whose translation MDETRAQAYLNLIQQLLSCPNGEEPQILQDNSQLLDAEFLQVCEVIADNLAAEGQENAADFLRNLASQLGQFLGMNDEEDSDNSEVENPREYLEFIAELLQAEQDSNSDVKVIYPILRQRQHLLNARFAQTLQQVAENFIADEDSETIASIVAIIENLSIHIYQFPLGNRANNIDIAIAGYQIVLSHRQPGSEKWAQTQNNLAVAYRNKITGNRAENIDTAIACYKKALAVYTREDFPEDWATTQNNLAAAYSNKITGNRAENIDTAIACYEKALEVRTREDFPQDWATTQNNLATAYSDKITGNRAENIDTAIACYKKALAVYTREDFPEYWATTQNNLATAYSDKITGNRAENIDTAIACYKKALAVYTREDFPQDWAMTQNNLAIAYYSKITGNRAENIDTAIACYEKALEVRTREDFPEYWATTQNNLAVAYSDKITGNRAENIDTAIACYKKALAVYTREDFPQDWAMTQNNLAIAYSDKITGNRAENIDTAIACYHNALTIRTREAFPQNYTETLFNLGNLYRSNQQWQLAYDTYAPAIETVEILRGEIQSIQSGDEIKQKLAEEWNQLYLGMVEACIQLQRYTEAVEFAERSKGQNLIELLSVKDLYPKGEIPAAVRQELQQLRLRIAEENQRLKQAEEKNYDFINQLRQDLAAKYPYTPLKFGEIKQLADEKTAIVEWYILGSSFCVFIITNDNPQPQILSFPESDLDKLIDWTREYLGDYYRNREQWQNSLETKLANLAQILHIDEIVNAIPQTCDQLILIPHRYLHLFPIHALPVSKETWQRFHLNNQNCPLNPYFIDCFDDGVRYAASCQLLHKVQQQPPRLFDSLFAIKTPTKDLYEGNGDYGVVNAIKQQFEAPIVFKKKEAKISALLSLDLSGKTEANPQLETTNSLFFYCHGFFDPNSPLNSGLQLADGNLTLADIIAHFDLKNCRLVTMSACETSFTDFNSNSDEYIGLPSGFMLAGSHNIIGSLWTVSAFATSLLMTKFYEELKQSNNIALALNQSQKWLRDVTIKGLLDWLPNSKLEDVWQEELETTLKKWEKELGADSQPFNSPCYWAAFCAIGKGV comes from the coding sequence ATGGATGAAACTCGCGCCCAAGCTTACCTCAATCTGATTCAACAACTCCTCAGTTGCCCCAACGGTGAGGAACCGCAGATTTTACAGGATAACTCGCAATTACTCGATGCTGAATTTCTGCAAGTGTGCGAGGTAATAGCAGATAACTTGGCAGCAGAAGGCCAGGAAAATGCAGCGGATTTTTTACGCAATCTGGCGAGTCAACTAGGGCAATTCTTGGGGATGAATGATGAGGAAGATAGCGATAATTCTGAAGTGGAAAATCCGCGAGAGTATTTAGAGTTTATCGCAGAATTATTGCAAGCAGAACAAGATAGCAATAGCGACGTTAAAGTAATTTACCCCATTCTCCGACAACGGCAACATCTCCTGAATGCCCGTTTTGCCCAGACTTTACAGCAAGTGGCAGAGAATTTCATTGCTGATGAAGATTCAGAAACAATTGCGTCAATTGTCGCCATCATTGAAAATTTGAGTATTCATATTTATCAATTTCCCCTGGGGAATAGAGCGAATAATATTGACATAGCTATAGCAGGTTATCAAATCGTTTTAAGTCATCGCCAACCAGGAAGCGAAAAATGGGCGCAGACTCAAAATAATCTGGCAGTTGCCTACAGAAACAAAATCACGGGCAACCGAGCCGAGAATATAGATACTGCGATCGCTTGTTACAAAAAGGCATTAGCAGTTTACACCCGTGAGGATTTTCCCGAAGATTGGGCAACGACTCAAAATAATCTGGCGGCTGCCTACAGTAACAAAATCACGGGCAACCGAGCCGAGAATATTGATACTGCGATCGCTTGTTACGAAAAGGCATTAGAAGTTCGCACCCGTGAGGATTTTCCCCAAGATTGGGCAACGACTCAAAATAATCTGGCAACTGCCTACAGTGACAAAATCACGGGCAACCGAGCCGAGAATATAGATACTGCGATCGCTTGTTACAAAAAGGCTTTAGCAGTTTACACCCGTGAGGATTTTCCCGAATATTGGGCAACGACTCAAAATAATCTGGCAACTGCCTACAGTGACAAAATCACGGGCAACCGAGCCGAGAATATAGATACTGCGATCGCTTGTTACAAAAAGGCATTAGCAGTTTACACCCGTGAGGATTTTCCCCAAGATTGGGCAATGACTCAAAATAATCTGGCAATTGCCTACTACAGCAAAATCACGGGCAACCGAGCCGAGAATATTGATACTGCGATCGCTTGTTACGAAAAGGCATTAGAAGTTCGCACCCGTGAGGATTTTCCCGAATATTGGGCAACGACTCAAAATAATCTGGCAGTTGCCTACAGTGACAAAATCACGGGCAACCGAGCCGAGAATATAGATACTGCGATCGCTTGTTACAAAAAGGCATTAGCAGTTTACACCCGTGAGGATTTTCCCCAAGATTGGGCAATGACTCAAAATAATCTGGCAATTGCCTACAGTGACAAAATCACGGGCAACCGAGCCGAGAATATAGATACTGCGATCGCTTGTTATCACAATGCTTTAACTATCAGAACTCGTGAAGCTTTCCCGCAAAATTATACAGAAACTTTATTTAATTTAGGTAATCTTTACCGCAGTAACCAGCAATGGCAACTCGCTTATGATACCTACGCCCCCGCGATTGAAACCGTAGAAATTTTACGGGGTGAGATTCAATCAATTCAATCGGGAGATGAAATCAAACAGAAATTAGCTGAAGAATGGAATCAACTCTATTTGGGCATGGTAGAAGCTTGCATCCAACTACAACGCTACACCGAAGCTGTGGAATTTGCCGAACGTTCCAAGGGACAAAACTTAATCGAGTTGCTATCAGTAAAAGATTTGTATCCCAAAGGAGAAATCCCCGCCGCAGTGCGCCAAGAATTGCAACAGTTAAGACTGAGAATTGCTGAGGAAAATCAACGCCTAAAACAAGCTGAGGAAAAAAACTATGACTTCATCAACCAACTCCGCCAAGATTTAGCGGCAAAATATCCCTATACACCTCTCAAATTTGGGGAAATCAAGCAGTTAGCCGATGAAAAAACAGCTATTGTTGAATGGTACATTTTAGGCAGTAGCTTTTGTGTCTTCATTATCACTAATGACAACCCCCAACCACAGATTTTATCATTTCCTGAGTCGGATTTAGATAAATTAATTGATTGGACTAGGGAATATTTAGGAGATTACTATCGTAACCGCGAACAATGGCAAAATAGCCTAGAAACCAAACTCGCAAACCTAGCCCAAATTCTCCACATTGATGAAATTGTCAATGCCATTCCCCAAACCTGCGATCAATTAATCCTAATTCCCCACCGCTACCTGCACCTCTTCCCTATCCACGCCTTACCTGTTAGTAAGGAAACTTGGCAACGCTTTCACCTCAATAACCAAAACTGTCCTCTAAATCCTTATTTCATTGACTGTTTCGATGACGGAGTTCGGTATGCCGCCAGTTGTCAATTACTCCACAAAGTCCAACAACAACCACCGCGACTATTCGATAGTTTATTCGCCATCAAAACCCCCACAAAAGATTTGTATGAGGGTAATGGAGATTATGGAGTTGTTAATGCAATCAAACAACAATTTGAAGCGCCGATAGTTTTCAAGAAAAAAGAGGCTAAAATATCGGCTTTACTAAGCCTCGATCTCTCAGGGAAAACAGAGGCAAATCCCCAACTCGAAACAACCAACAGTTTATTTTTCTACTGTCATGGTTTCTTCGATCCTAACTCACCCTTAAATTCAGGCTTACAGTTAGCCGATGGCAACCTCACCCTCGCCGATATTATCGCTCACTTTGACCTAAAAAATTGCCGACTTGTCACCATGTCCGCCTGCGAAACAAGTTTTACCGACTTCAACAGTAATAGTGACGAATACATCGGTTTACCCAGTGGTTTCATGTTAGCAGGAAGCCATAATATTATCGGTAGTTTATGGACAGTAAGCGCCTTTGCTACTTCCCTACTGATGACCAAATTCTACGAAGAACTTAAACAATCTAATAACATCGCTCTTGCCCTCAATCAGTCGCAAAAGTGGCTCCGAGATGTTACAATCAAAGGACTACTAGATTGGCTCCCCAACTCTAAACTAGAGGATGTCTGGCAAGAAGAGCTAGAAACGACCCTCAAAAAATGGGAAAAAGAGCTAGGTGCTGATTCTCAACCCTTCAATTCACCTTGTTATTGGGCAGCTTTCTGTGCTATCGGCAAAGGAGTTTAA
- a CDS encoding response regulator, translating into MLEIWTKLIDSKLIASSSFISHKDFYLWQPELVWLHAGLDLAIAAGCYSILGMLVYFLHKRRDLRFRVIFWLFAAAIASWGTVSITDLWTLWHSSYWISAFAKAIAATISILTALLAVATLPKALAMPSYAELEAEIRDRQATEAALKASEQRFRAIFDQAFQLIALVAPDGTLLEVNQTALDFGGITRVGVIGKPFWETPWWTGEKEEKEEGRRKKEEGREEREHREIDISVAKLKTLENPTQNPTQKRLQNAIAAAARGELIRTEFDIPCIDGTIVTLDASFKPAFDQTGEFNPIIIEGRDITAHLRTEAELRQYKKHLELMVEERTAALTKLNELMQQEIVERRQAEWALRRSEERFQKLAANVPGMIYQFCISAEGSISFPFTSCGAREIYEIESEEIQQNAALVIEMIHPEDSQRVLDSIALSAENLTPWTQEYRINTPSGKLKWIWASSRPERQENGDILWDGLTMDISDRKLREVELEKERQQLQQIISCTPVAMAMFDTEMRYLAHSEKWMADNCLPVQSAIGMCQYDLLPNMPERWRKQLNSSLQGEIASCPEDVWEWEDGIKVYLRWAIHPWYNTSGEIGGVVVVTHQIGELVEAREAAIATAKLKSHFLANMSHEIRTPMNGVLGMAQLLLETNLAPKQRECAEIIRSSAHHLLSVINDILDFSKLEAGKMQLEEIDFDLNSCIEEVVELLAAQAEIKRLELAILIYSAVPRSLRGDPSRLRQILLNLVANAIKFTEEGEVMVQVALRDRTSTSVFLRFAVTDTGIGISPEAQKKLFQSFSQVDASTTREYGGTGLGLAICKQLTERMGGEIGVESEVGKGSTFWFTVELSKQTNMISPAVSLALTGRRLLLGTAPPRTRQVLQYLAHTWGMRSDAAADCARLLATLRKSGQQKRPYDAVLLDLQLVEQGENLLVEVIRSHPEFAQTKFLLMTSLQQRDSAIADRFAQRLRQIFRKDCCDFILKPVRPSQLFDRLLWIAEKRLVTQTKPATDDNQVTILVAEDHPVNRQVILAQLEVLGYEAECADNGQEALRLLAEKNYDIVLMDGQMPVLDGYEATQELRRREAANSDRHTVVIALTAHALPQDRDKCLAAGMDDYLSKPVDLKELERILEQWSGGAGELLSGGAGELLSGGRVGGEGEDGGRGGESGGEGEVKSSLPSPSSLPSPSSPSSLSPPPSPIDIGQLQKFSLGKADLQRRLLEAFLKTSETDLADLERAIAANDFLAVEQRSHRIKGASANLGARSLLDVAAQLEQLGRSQSLVGANELSSELKSHLDRVRDFITTLLAE; encoded by the coding sequence ATGCTGGAAATCTGGACAAAACTTATAGACAGCAAATTAATTGCGTCTAGCTCATTTATTTCACACAAAGACTTTTATCTTTGGCAGCCAGAGTTAGTATGGTTGCACGCAGGCTTAGACTTAGCAATAGCTGCCGGTTGTTACTCAATTCTGGGGATGCTGGTGTATTTCCTCCACAAGCGCCGGGATCTGCGATTTCGGGTAATTTTCTGGTTATTTGCAGCCGCGATCGCTAGCTGGGGAACTGTTAGCATTACTGACTTGTGGACGCTGTGGCATTCTAGCTATTGGATATCAGCGTTTGCCAAAGCGATCGCGGCTACCATCTCGATATTAACAGCATTACTAGCAGTCGCGACGCTTCCCAAAGCTTTAGCGATGCCAAGTTATGCCGAACTAGAAGCCGAAATTCGCGATCGCCAAGCCACAGAAGCAGCCCTAAAAGCAAGCGAACAGCGCTTTCGAGCGATCTTTGACCAAGCTTTTCAACTGATTGCCCTCGTCGCCCCAGACGGTACACTCTTGGAAGTCAACCAAACAGCCTTGGATTTTGGGGGCATTACCCGCGTTGGTGTCATTGGTAAACCATTCTGGGAAACGCCTTGGTGGACTGGGGAGAAGGAAGAGAAGGAAGAAGGAAGAAGGAAGAAGGAAGAAGGAAGGGAAGAGAGGGAACATAGAGAAATAGACATCTCCGTTGCCAAACTTAAAACTTTAGAAAATCCGACTCAAAACCCGACTCAAAAGCGCTTGCAAAATGCGATCGCGGCGGCGGCTAGGGGCGAACTGATTCGCACAGAATTTGACATACCTTGTATAGACGGAACGATCGTTACCCTCGATGCTTCCTTCAAACCTGCATTTGACCAGACAGGGGAATTTAATCCGATCATCATTGAAGGGCGCGATATCACCGCACACCTCCGAACAGAAGCGGAATTGCGGCAATACAAAAAACACCTGGAATTGATGGTGGAAGAGCGCACAGCCGCCCTCACAAAGCTCAACGAACTGATGCAGCAGGAAATAGTCGAACGCCGCCAAGCTGAGTGGGCTCTGCGACGTAGTGAAGAACGCTTTCAAAAATTGGCCGCCAATGTGCCGGGAATGATTTACCAGTTTTGCATTTCAGCAGAGGGATCGATCTCCTTTCCCTTCACCAGTTGTGGTGCTCGCGAAATCTACGAGATCGAATCAGAAGAAATTCAGCAGAATGCGGCGCTGGTGATTGAGATGATACACCCAGAAGATAGCCAAAGGGTATTGGACTCGATCGCCCTCTCTGCTGAAAATTTGACACCCTGGACGCAGGAATATCGAATTAACACGCCTTCTGGCAAGTTGAAGTGGATTTGGGCCTCGTCTCGACCCGAAAGGCAAGAAAATGGGGATATTCTCTGGGATGGCTTGACGATGGATATTAGCGATCGCAAGTTGCGCGAAGTTGAGCTAGAAAAAGAACGCCAACAACTACAACAGATTATCTCTTGCACCCCCGTAGCAATGGCAATGTTCGACACGGAAATGCGCTATCTCGCTCACAGCGAGAAATGGATGGCGGATAACTGCCTGCCAGTTCAGTCCGCGATCGGGATGTGCCAGTACGATTTGCTTCCAAATATGCCCGAACGCTGGCGCAAACAGTTAAATTCTTCACTGCAAGGAGAGATCGCCTCCTGTCCAGAAGATGTCTGGGAATGGGAAGATGGCATCAAAGTTTACCTGCGTTGGGCAATTCATCCCTGGTATAATACTAGCGGCGAAATCGGTGGTGTTGTCGTCGTCACTCACCAAATCGGCGAACTCGTGGAAGCTAGAGAAGCGGCGATCGCAACGGCCAAACTTAAGTCTCATTTCCTTGCTAATATGAGCCACGAAATCCGTACACCGATGAACGGTGTATTGGGAATGGCTCAATTATTGTTAGAAACAAATCTTGCACCCAAACAGCGCGAGTGTGCCGAAATCATCCGCAGTAGCGCCCATCATCTACTCAGCGTCATTAACGATATACTCGACTTCTCAAAGCTGGAAGCGGGAAAGATGCAGCTAGAAGAGATCGACTTTGACTTAAACTCCTGCATTGAAGAAGTCGTCGAGTTACTAGCAGCTCAGGCAGAAATTAAAAGACTGGAATTAGCAATTTTAATTTATAGTGCCGTGCCGCGATCGCTCAGAGGCGATCCGAGCCGTTTACGCCAAATCCTATTAAATTTAGTCGCCAATGCGATTAAGTTTACAGAAGAAGGCGAAGTCATGGTGCAAGTCGCTCTGCGCGATCGAACTTCGACCTCAGTTTTCCTCCGTTTTGCAGTGACAGATACCGGCATTGGTATTTCCCCAGAAGCTCAGAAAAAACTATTTCAATCCTTTTCTCAAGTAGACGCTTCTACCACTCGCGAGTACGGAGGTACTGGTTTGGGATTAGCAATTTGCAAGCAGTTGACTGAACGGATGGGAGGAGAAATTGGGGTAGAAAGCGAGGTGGGTAAAGGCTCAACTTTCTGGTTTACAGTAGAGCTAAGCAAACAGACTAATATGATTTCTCCCGCTGTTTCTTTGGCTCTAACTGGCCGCCGGTTGCTATTAGGAACGGCCCCTCCTAGAACTCGCCAAGTCCTGCAATATTTGGCTCACACCTGGGGGATGCGATCGGATGCAGCGGCAGACTGTGCAAGGCTTTTGGCTACTTTGCGAAAATCGGGTCAGCAGAAAAGACCTTACGATGCGGTTTTGCTGGATTTACAGTTAGTAGAACAGGGAGAAAATTTGTTAGTTGAAGTCATTCGCTCTCACCCAGAGTTTGCCCAAACCAAGTTTTTATTGATGACTTCTCTGCAACAGCGAGATTCTGCGATCGCAGACAGATTTGCCCAGCGTCTCCGACAAATATTCCGCAAAGACTGCTGCGATTTTATCCTCAAACCTGTTAGACCTTCCCAGCTATTCGATCGGCTTTTATGGATCGCTGAAAAACGGTTAGTAACACAAACGAAACCAGCAACAGACGATAACCAAGTAACAATTTTAGTAGCAGAAGATCACCCCGTTAACCGACAAGTTATTCTTGCTCAGTTAGAAGTTTTGGGCTATGAAGCTGAGTGTGCTGATAACGGTCAGGAAGCTCTGAGATTGTTGGCGGAGAAAAACTACGATATTGTGTTAATGGATGGTCAAATGCCAGTATTGGACGGCTATGAGGCGACGCAGGAGTTACGGCGGCGGGAAGCAGCAAATAGCGATCGCCACACCGTAGTGATCGCGCTAACAGCTCATGCCTTACCACAAGATCGAGATAAATGTCTAGCCGCCGGTATGGATGACTATCTCAGCAAACCCGTTGACCTCAAAGAGTTAGAAAGGATCTTAGAGCAGTGGAGCGGGGGAGCGGGGGAGCTCTTGAGCGGGGGAGCGGGGGAGCTCTTGAGCGGGGGGAGAGTGGGGGGAGAGGGGGAAGATGGGGGGAGAGGGGGGGAGAGTGGGGGAGAGGGGGAAGTTAAATCCTCCCTACCTTCCCCATCCTCCCTACCTTCCCCATCCTCCCCATCCTCCCTATCTCCTCCACCCTCTCCCATAGACATCGGCCAGTTGCAAAAATTCTCTCTAGGGAAGGCGGATTTGCAAAGGCGGCTTTTAGAGGCGTTTCTCAAGACTTCTGAGACAGACTTGGCTGATTTAGAGAGAGCGATCGCGGCTAATGATTTTCTTGCTGTCGAGCAGCGATCGCATAGGATTAAAGGTGCTTCAGCTAATTTGGGGGCGCGATCGCTCTTAGATGTCGCGGCTCAACTGGAACAACTGGGGCGATCGCAATCCCTTGTAGGAGCAAACGAACTTTCGAGCGAGTTGAAAAGTCACCTCGATCGCGTCCGAGATTTCATTACCACTCTTCTAGCCGAGTAG
- a CDS encoding DUF6888 family protein, which produces MEETTINPTNEQAQICLRLCQWLSNGFKDIQLFRFDYQTGDVYIFAGDELQIIVPPSGLWYFL; this is translated from the coding sequence ATTGAGGAAACAACCATTAACCCAACTAACGAACAAGCCCAAATCTGTCTCCGCCTCTGTCAGTGGTTATCCAACGGCTTTAAAGATATTCAACTATTCCGTTTCGATTACCAAACAGGAGATGTCTATATTTTCGCAGGCGATGAATTGCAAATAATTGTACCCCCTAGTGGACTTTGGTATTTTCTATGA
- a CDS encoding response regulator, with amino-acid sequence MLNNLPCILLVDDEPTNLILLEELLQLKGYNTRSAACGAEALSIARESRPDLILLDVMMPEMDGFEVCERLRQDDSLKTIPVIFITALDDDSSRLKGLEMMADDYLTKPFNSRLLLAKVENVLQLSQMRSQALSSQVRQQEKEQTKRQVIAAWEVNEYLSEKFRLFVPEQFLKRIAPQGVESIQLGNVTEEEITILFCDIRGFTAIAESQAARETFEWLNGFFTQMGACIASHRGFIDKYLGDAIMAVFDKPGFHAQDAIAAATRMLQTLQEFNVNRHQYNLKAPVKIGIGINTGIGMIGTLGYDGRMDSTVIGDVVNTASRLEGLTKIYGCPIIVSETAIAHARRAGELLSGGAGEQGENYQLPITNYQLPVTNYQLPITNYHYRWIDKTMPRGKQQVIHIYEVWTNIDVTAHGKLLTQPLFEKAIQAWRIGKLVAALGYFQQVVAQNPGDTVATLYIERCQEQLSLNQRG; translated from the coding sequence ATGTTAAATAACTTACCCTGCATTTTGCTGGTGGATGACGAACCAACTAATCTTATTCTGTTAGAAGAGTTGCTACAATTAAAAGGGTACAACACTAGATCGGCAGCCTGTGGTGCTGAAGCACTCTCAATTGCACGGGAGTCCAGACCTGACTTAATATTATTAGATGTGATGATGCCAGAAATGGATGGCTTTGAGGTCTGCGAACGTCTACGGCAAGATGATAGTTTAAAAACAATACCAGTAATATTTATAACTGCCCTTGATGATGATAGCTCGCGGTTGAAAGGATTAGAAATGATGGCAGATGATTATTTAACTAAGCCATTTAACAGCCGCTTACTATTGGCAAAAGTCGAAAATGTTTTGCAGTTGAGCCAAATGCGATCGCAAGCGCTTTCCTCGCAAGTGCGGCAACAGGAAAAGGAACAAACGAAGCGTCAAGTAATAGCAGCTTGGGAAGTTAACGAATATCTCTCAGAAAAGTTTCGCCTATTTGTGCCAGAGCAATTTCTTAAACGAATTGCGCCGCAAGGAGTAGAATCAATTCAGTTGGGGAACGTTACAGAAGAAGAAATTACAATTTTATTTTGCGATATTCGGGGATTTACTGCGATCGCAGAATCCCAAGCTGCTCGCGAAACTTTTGAATGGCTAAATGGTTTTTTTACCCAGATGGGTGCTTGCATCGCCTCCCACCGGGGTTTTATTGATAAATATCTTGGTGATGCGATTATGGCTGTATTTGATAAACCAGGTTTTCACGCTCAAGATGCGATCGCTGCTGCTACTAGGATGCTACAAACCTTACAGGAATTTAATGTTAATCGCCACCAATATAACCTAAAAGCTCCTGTCAAAATCGGTATCGGCATTAACACTGGTATTGGCATGATTGGCACTTTAGGGTATGACGGCAGAATGGATTCTACTGTCATTGGCGATGTAGTAAATACTGCTTCTCGCTTAGAAGGTTTAACCAAGATTTATGGTTGTCCCATCATTGTAAGTGAAACTGCGATCGCCCATGCTAGAAGAGCGGGGGAGCTCTTGAGCGGGGGAGCAGGGGAGCAGGGGGAGAATTACCAATTACCAATTACCAATTACCAATTACCAGTTACCAATTACCAATTACCAATTACCAATTACCACTATCGATGGATTGATAAAACAATGCCTCGCGGGAAACAACAGGTTATTCATATTTACGAAGTCTGGACAAACATAGATGTCACAGCTCACGGGAAGCTGCTTACTCAGCCACTATTTGAGAAAGCAATTCAAGCATGGCGAATAGGTAAATTAGTAGCAGCTTTGGGATATTTTCAACAAGTTGTTGCACAAAATCCGGGAGATACTGTTGCTACTCTCTATATCGAACGCTGTCAGGAGCAACTGAGTTTGAATCAAAGGGGGTAA
- a CDS encoding acetamidase/formamidase family protein, with protein sequence MTHHLLKANCKTVHLGGFSCELEPALTIESGDRIDVETYSGFYVYDRAPSEFLTPEFLDICENLPRDRKVGPGPHLLTGPIYVNNAEPGDVLEIKLEKIYPSLPIGFNAIRPGWGALPQEFIEPRLRFLTLDLDKNVAHFPITKSDSQNLKFQVNIPLHPFFGILGVATAENNRSSIPPGNYGGNMDNRELQPGSRIFLPVFVPGALFSIGDGHSAQGDGEIDVTAIETSMNGTIQIKIRKDLKLTSPLAETANDIITMGFAETLDAAFELALKQMIDFLEEFIGMSANDEEALWWISLGYWVQILIF encoded by the coding sequence ATGACACATCACCTTCTCAAAGCTAACTGCAAAACCGTACATCTTGGCGGCTTCTCCTGTGAATTGGAACCAGCATTAACAATTGAGTCAGGCGATCGCATTGATGTAGAAACTTATTCCGGCTTCTACGTCTACGATCGCGCCCCTTCCGAATTTCTCACCCCGGAATTCCTAGATATTTGTGAAAATTTGCCGCGCGATCGCAAAGTCGGCCCCGGCCCCCACTTGCTCACAGGCCCTATTTATGTTAACAATGCAGAACCGGGAGACGTTTTAGAAATCAAATTAGAAAAAATTTACCCTAGTTTACCAATAGGATTCAATGCAATTCGGCCCGGATGGGGAGCCTTACCCCAAGAATTCATAGAACCAAGATTGCGTTTTCTTACCTTAGATTTAGATAAAAATGTAGCTCATTTTCCCATCACCAAATCTGACAGCCAAAATCTCAAATTCCAAGTCAATATCCCCCTGCATCCCTTCTTCGGCATTCTGGGCGTTGCTACAGCAGAAAATAACCGTTCCTCCATCCCGCCGGGAAATTACGGCGGCAATATGGACAACCGGGAACTGCAACCAGGATCGCGAATATTCTTACCAGTTTTTGTACCTGGTGCATTATTTTCCATCGGCGATGGACACTCCGCCCAAGGAGACGGCGAGATAGATGTCACTGCTATTGAAACTTCTATGAATGGTACTATACAGATTAAAATTCGTAAAGACTTAAAGCTAACTTCTCCCCTAGCAGAAACAGCTAATGATATTATTACAATGGGATTTGCTGAAACCTTAGATGCAGCCTTTGAATTAGCACTCAAACAAATGATTGATTTTCTCGAAGAATTTATCGGTATGAGTGCAAATGATGAAGAAGCTTTATGGTGGATTTCTCTTGGTTATTGGGTGCAGATACTTATTTTTTAA